Proteins encoded together in one Aminipila butyrica window:
- a CDS encoding alginate O-acetyltransferase AlgX-related protein, which produces MKIKKEHVTAILFFGILAVMLIGLLTYKDNDPINDFLLEYRVKVLPGTPVLERVEEAVKIAEDTVYEETFLKEESNTYYGLIQRIIGKHIVADAGYGEIYKTKYDQIIFKVSKKNFRVMRSLDAVEELKSKLDEAGIPFLYVQAPFKLSDDEQQLPANKKDYADYNVNLFLKGLDERNIDYLDLRPLLRDGAKTQNQLFFNTDHHWRIETAFEATGHIMDELNKDYGFNIDSQYQDLKNYKLTTWKNCYLGSMGRRTGQLYSGLDDFTLITPAFKTSYTLHEFDYGAEKIYNGSFYNAILDKKYLVKDAPVDLNRYAVYHGDNEELVFENNLVNGGKVMMIKDSFGLPVYSFLSLGIHELRALDLRLFDRSVAKYAVENQPDVVILLYNGDTFNEEMFDFT; this is translated from the coding sequence GTGAAAATAAAGAAAGAGCACGTTACGGCTATTCTTTTCTTCGGCATTTTAGCGGTCATGCTGATTGGCTTACTGACCTACAAAGATAATGACCCCATCAACGATTTCTTATTGGAATACAGAGTCAAGGTTCTTCCGGGAACGCCTGTCTTGGAACGGGTGGAAGAGGCGGTTAAGATTGCGGAAGATACGGTCTACGAGGAGACTTTTCTCAAGGAAGAATCCAATACATATTATGGCTTAATCCAACGGATTATCGGCAAGCACATTGTAGCTGATGCGGGATATGGCGAGATTTACAAGACAAAATATGACCAGATTATTTTCAAGGTCAGCAAAAAAAACTTTCGGGTGATGCGCTCTTTGGATGCGGTAGAAGAATTAAAGTCTAAATTGGACGAAGCTGGCATACCATTTTTGTATGTACAAGCGCCTTTTAAGTTGTCCGATGATGAACAGCAACTGCCAGCTAACAAAAAGGATTACGCGGATTACAATGTAAATTTGTTCTTAAAGGGTCTGGACGAGCGAAATATCGACTATCTGGATTTGCGGCCGTTGCTGCGAGATGGAGCGAAGACCCAAAATCAACTGTTCTTTAACACGGATCACCACTGGCGGATTGAGACGGCTTTTGAAGCTACCGGCCACATCATGGATGAACTAAATAAGGATTACGGTTTTAACATTGACAGCCAATATCAGGATTTAAAGAACTATAAACTCACTACTTGGAAGAACTGTTATCTGGGTTCCATGGGGCGGCGGACGGGTCAACTTTATTCCGGTCTGGATGACTTCACCCTGATAACCCCGGCTTTTAAGACTAGTTATACCTTGCATGAGTTCGACTATGGTGCAGAAAAAATATATAACGGCTCTTTTTACAACGCCATACTGGACAAGAAATACCTGGTGAAAGATGCTCCTGTGGATTTGAACCGGTATGCCGTTTACCATGGGGACAATGAGGAGCTAGTCTTTGAAAATAATCTGGTAAATGGTGGCAAGGTGATGATGATTAAAGATTCCTTCGGTCTACCGGTGTATTCCTTTTTATCCCTGGGTATCCATGAGCTGAGAGCCTTGGACTTACGGCTCTTTGACCGCTCGGTGGCCAAGTACGCGGTGGAAAACCAGCCGGATGTAGTGATTCTTTTGTATAACGGGGATACCTTTAATGAGGAAATGTTTGACTTTACGTAA